The genome window CGTGTTTGCGAATGTGATTGAAAAAATTGATTAATTGTATTTCGGATAATAAGTGTAGCTCCGAAAGAGGTTCATATCCGGTGTTGTTTAGGTTAATCGGATTAAATTTATAGTATTCTATTTGCTCTAAAATGTGTGTGTAATCTAGATCTTCGCTATTCGTGTTTTCTGCAATATTTTCAAGCTTTTGGTTTATAAGCTGATTGTCCGATTGCGCATAACTTGCAAAGGTTAGCAGAGTGTAACATACTACTGCAAAGAATGATTTACTTTTCCTCCGCATTTTTTGCCGATTTGTTTACCGAAAATGCAATGCCAATTTGCGATGTAATGCCTAGCACCGGATGGAAATTAGAGGATATGTCTGTTTGTAGATTTCCAATTTTGTAGCCAAAACCTAAGGATAGTAATGCGTAATTCGGAGCACTAGCAACACCTGCTCGTATGGCAAGTGCTTTGATAGGAGTGTATTCGACACCGGTTTTAAGCAATGCACTATTCAAATTGTTTTTTTCTGTTTCGGCTGTAAGCTGTACTTTATCAGAGAAACTATAGCCAATTCCTATGCGAAGTGTGGTTGGTATTTTTTCTTGTGCAGTATAGGCTGCTTTTGTTACATTAAATATATGAGCCCCAACAGTTAAATTTTTGGTTGGTTTGCCAATAAACCCAATTTCTCCTGCCACTGCACTTTTGCTGCCATATCCTTCGGCTATTCGGGTGTTTAAGTATGCAAACTGTACACCAACCGCAAAATTATTGGTTAATAGTTTGGCAAACGATAGCCCAATTTTGTTGTCTTGGTATAGCTTGTAGCCAAAGTTGGTCACCAATAAGCCGAGGGTAGCCTTTTTTATAGGTAAAGCCACAACTAAGCTCTTTAGGCTAATTTCTTTTATAAAAAAACGATTTTCGTAGTAAAGTGCCGAAGAATAGTCCTTGGTATAGGCTAGTCCGGCTTGATTGTGTTGGGCGCTCCAACTATCTTGTAAAACAACAGATGAGTTGCCCATAGCTGCCGATCGAGCCCCGACACTATAATTGAGTGTGCTCCCAAAACCAAGTGTAGTTAGTTTTTGTAAGCTTATAAGTGTAATAAATAGGATACTGTTTTTCATTCTAATCTACCTCGCAAAATAAATGTTTTTACCCAAAGAAATTAAATTTTTATTTATTGATAATTCAGGTTAATTGTTAAATTAGACAAATTATTTATGGAGGATATTAAGATTAACAAGAAACGCTTTGAGCGCATTATTTCACGAACTGAAATTACAATGGCTGTTGAGCGCGTTGCTTCAAAAATTAATAAGGATCTTAAGAAAAAGAATCCAGTTTTTGTGGTTGTTCTTAATGGAGGTTTCTTTTTTGGTTCCGACCTTCTTAAATTGATTAAGACAGATTGCTCTTATGAGTTTGTAAAAGCAAGTTCTTACAAAGGTGCTAAAACAACCGGTAAGGTAAAATTTGATTTAGGATTTACCGAATCTGTTAAAGATAGAGTAGTGGTAATTGTAGAAGATATTATTGATACAGGCACAACCATTGAAGCTATTTTTAAAGAATTAAAAAAGGTAAAGCCCAAACAAATAAAAGTAGCGTCTTTGTTGATGAAGACAGAGGCTTATAAAAAGGATATTCCAATTGATTATGTGGGAATTAAAGTTCCGAATCGTTTTTTGGTAGGGTATGGGTTAGATTACGATGGACATGGAAGAAATTTGCAGCACATTTATACAATGATAAATAGCAATAAACGTTAGTCAGATATGTTGAATATTGTTTTGTTTGGCCCTCCGGGAGCAGGAAAAGGAACTCAGTCGCAGCAGTTAATAGATGA of Bacteroidota bacterium contains these proteins:
- the hpt gene encoding hypoxanthine phosphoribosyltransferase, whose amino-acid sequence is MEDIKINKKRFERIISRTEITMAVERVASKINKDLKKKNPVFVVVLNGGFFFGSDLLKLIKTDCSYEFVKASSYKGAKTTGKVKFDLGFTESVKDRVVVIVEDIIDTGTTIEAIFKELKKVKPKQIKVASLLMKTEAYKKDIPIDYVGIKVPNRFLVGYGLDYDGHGRNLQHIYTMINSNKR